The Apibacter raozihei DNA segment TAGGTAAAACCTGCTAAATCCATAATAATGTAAACTATAGATTCATTATTAATTTTCTTAAACACCAATATTAATAAAAGAAAAATAAAAGTAAAAATCAAATGAATTCTGATTCTTATCATTTTCTTTTTCTTTTCTGTAAGGTTTTGTTTTTTTGGTAATCCTAGAATATCGACACAAAAAGAAGATGTCAGAGAAGTTAATGCTCCGTCAGCAGATGGAAAAAGAGCAGAAACCAAACCTATAATAAAAATTATAGATAACAATTGAGGGAAATATCCTCCTAAAGATAAGGTAGGAAATAAATTATCTCCCATAATATTTTTTATCGCACCTGATGAATCGCTAAATCCAAATATATTTTTTATAACGTCACCATTACTGTAAACCTCATATTCAGCCCCATGATTCATAGCATATAAATACAGAAGCCCTCCCATAAATAAAAATAAGAAATTAACAAGTAATAGTACAGTAGCAAAAGTGAGCATGTTTTTTTTACTGTCCCTAAGATTTTTTACAGATATGTTTTTCTGCATCATTTCCTGATCTAATCCTGTCATAGCTATAGTGATGAACATTCCTCCCAAAATATGTTTTAAAAAAAATGACCCCGAATGATAATCAAAATTAAATGTGTGTAAATAGCCTTCAGCATTTAACGAATCAATTGCCTGAATAAAATCTAAATTCAGGCTTTTCAATACAAACAGTATGCAGGCAATAAGACTTATAAGCATAAAAGAAGTCTGAAGTGTATCGGTAAAGACAATTGTTTTAACTCCTCCCTCAAAAGTATATAATAGAATCATTAACAGAATTAATACCGTAGTAGCCCAGAACGGAACTCCCAAACTTTTTAAAAGAAAAATGTCAAGAACATTTATCACGAGATATAATCTTGCAGTTGCACCTATGGCTCTGGAAATAATAAAAAATGCAGAACCGGTTTTATGTGCTTCCGTATTAAACCTTTTACTTAAATATGTATATATAGAAGTTAGGTTCATTTTATAATACAAAGGCAGAAGAATCATGGCTACGATTACGTATCCGATAAAATTCCCTAAAATCAACTGAAAGTATTCAAAACCTCCGAAAGCATAGCTGGTACTTACTTTGCCCACAGTTCCGGGAACGGAAATAAAAGTCACACCGCTTAAACTTGTGCCTATCATACCAAAAGCCACTAACCACCAACTACTTTTTCGGTTTCCTATAAAAAATGATTGATTGTCGGAATTTCTGGAAGTATAGTAAGCTACCCCTAATAAAACAATAAAATAGGCAAAAATGATAATTAATAATAGGGTTATATTCATAATTAAATTCGAATTTGCCTCAAATTTAAAAATATAATCGGGAAGCAATAATATAAAATGATGGTTTTATTATTTTTATGAATCAATTATAAACAAGTCATCTATGTAAGATTCCTATATATTAGAAATATAAGCTGCATTCATTTACCCTAAAGGATTGTTAATACTGTTAATGTTAATAATTTTTTTCCTAAAATACCGTTTTTAAATTGTATTTTTACACCTTGAAATTTTATAGACCGATGGGAAAAATTATTGCAATTGCGAATCAAAAAGGAGGTGTTGGTAAAACAACCACTGCAGTTAATCTGGCGGCAGCAATTGGTGTACTGGAAAAGAAAGTTCTGCTTATTGATGCAGATCCTCAGGCCAATGCCAGTTCAGGTTTAGGAGTTAACGTTGAAGAAGTTGAAATAGGCACTTACGAAGTTCTTGAGCATAGTGCTTTAGCTAAAGATACAATTCAGCCAACCACTTCTCCCAATGTTGTATTGATACCTGCACATATTGATTTGGTTGCTGCTGAAATCGAGCTGGTAGATAAAGATAACAGAGAATATATGTTAAAAGAAGCATTAAAAGATCTGAAATCGGACTATGATTTTATTATTATAGATTGTGCTCCGTCTTTAGGTTTAATAACTCTTAATGCACTTACAGCCGCTGATTCTGTGATTATACCCATTCAATGTGAATATTTTGCCTTGGAAGGACTTGGTAAATTATTGAATACAATTAACAGTGTTCAGAAATTACATAATCCTGAGTTAACAATTGAAGGATTATTATTAACCATGTATGATCCAAGATTAAGATTATCAAATCAAGTGGTTGAAGAAGTAAAAACACATTTTCCCGAAATGGTTTTTGACACTTTAATTCAAAGAAATGTAAGATTAAGTGAAGCTCCTAGTTTTGGAGAATCAATACTAAAATATGATGCTGAGAGCAAAGGAGCGATAAACTATATATTATTGGCAGAAGAAGTTTTAAACAAGAATAAAGTAGAAGTAAAGTAACAGCATGGCTTCAGCAAAAAAAAGAGCAATGGGCAGAGGACTATCTGCAATATTAAGTGAAAATACGGTAAAAGTTAATTCGGCAGAAGAGCAAGGAGCTGAAGAACTGGTAGGTAACATAGTAGAAATATCATTAGATGATATTATAACTAATCCCAACCAGCCTCGTACTAATTTTGATCCTAAAGCTTTAGAAGAATTAGCAGCTTCAATCAAACAGTTAGGCCTAATACAGCCTATTACTGTAAGAAAAAACGAAGACAAATTCGATTTGATTTCCGGAGAAAGAAGATATCGGGCTTCCCGAATTGCAGGATTAGAAAAATTACCTGCTTTTGTAAGGTTGGCTAACGATCAGGAGCTTCTCGAAATGGCTTTAGTTGAAAATATTCAGAGAAAAGATTTAGATCCTATTGAGGTTGCATTATCCTTCGAAAAATTAATTGAAGAAATTCATATTACACAGGAAAACTTAAGTAATAGAGTAGGAAAAGACAGAAGTACCATTACCAATTATTTGCGTCTACTAAAACTATCTCCAATTATACAAACGGGAATCAGAGATGGTATTATTTCTATGGGTCACGGAAGAGCTTTAATTTCATTAGAAGATACAGAACAACAATTATTTGTTTATGAAAAAATAGTCAGAGAACAATTATCTGTAAGGCAAACTGAGAGCTTCATACGAACTTTTAAAAATCCTAAAGATAAAAAAGAAAAGAAAGAAAAAGAATTACCGAACTATTTAAAAAAAGGATTAAAAAGCTTTGAGGACTATTTTGAAACAGGAGTAGAAATAAAAGCTGATAAAAAAGGTAAAGGTAAAATTATCATTAATTTTGAATCATCTGATGAATTCGATAGAATTCAGAAATTATTAGAATGATAAAAAAAACATTCACATATATTTTTATACTTATTTTTAGCTGTATGCTTTCAGCTCAAAATGAGAAAACTAATGAAGATCATTTACTGGGTAATAACGATTCTATAGTCATTTCAAATACAGTACCCCAGATAGCTGCCGATTCTGTTGCACTTTCTTTAACCAGAAGTCCGCTCAAAGCTTCTCTTTATTCAGCCATTTTACCTGGTTTAGGGCAGTTTTATAATAAAAAATATATTAAAGCTCCTCTTGTTTTGGGAATTATAGGAACTGGGATTGGATTTATTAAGTATTACGATAACCGATATAAAAAATATCACAGAGCTTATTTAGCAGAACTTAACGGACAGACACATGAATTTTCAGGTATACAGGGAATTACTCCTCAAGTATTAGCAAATGCTGAAGATTCAGAAAGAAGATATAGGGATTATGCAGTGGTATTAACAGCTTTAGCCTATCTGTTAAATATTGTAGATGCGGCAGTAGATGCTCACTTGTCAATATTTGATAAAGATAAAGATTTAGCTGTAAAACCTATCATAATTGAAGATCCTAATTCGATAGTTGCGAACCAGAAATTAGGATTATCGTTTAGTTTTACATTTTAAAAACAATTATTTTATGAAAATAGCATTAGTAGGTTACGGAAAAATGGGAAAAGCTATAGATGAGATAGCTACCTCCCAAGGACATCATATAGTTGCAAAGTTAGAAGAAAAACCAACTAAGGATAATTTAAACGGAGCAGAAGTAGCTATAGAATTTTCAACACCAGCCACGGCTTTTGATAACGTAATGGCTTGTCTGGAAATTGGAATTCCTGTTGTATGCGGAACTACAGCCTGGCTGGATCAACTAGCTAAAGCTGAAGAATTTTGTAAAAAACAAAATGGAGCATTTATATATGCTTCTAATTACAGTTTAGGTGTTAATTTATTTTTTGAAATAAATAAAAAAGTAGCTGAAATTATGCAAAAACATCAGGAATATTCCGTTCATTTAGAAGAAATACATCATACTCAAAAAAAGGATGCACCCAGTGGAACGGCTATCACTGTTGCAGAAGAAATTATTCCCGTTTATGGTTTTGATGGATGGAATTTATCCTATAAAACTGAAAATAATAAATTAGGAATTGAAGCTAAAAGATTGCAGGATGTGCCGGGAACTCATACAGTTACTTATAGTTCTGAAGTCGATGAAATTGAAATTAAACATGTGGCACATTCAAGAAAAGGTTTTGCTTCAGGAGCTATTTTAGCTGCACAGTGGCTTATCGGAAAAAATGGTATTTTTACCATGAAAGACGTATTAGGATTTAAATAATCCAAACATAAACAACCAATAATTAAACCTTAAAAGGATATTACATGCATTTATTACAATATTATTTATTATTCGCTGTAGTTTCAAACCTGTTATATTTTGCAACTACGTGGAAATTATTTCAAAAAGCAGGAAAAAAGGCCTGGCAATCACTAATCCCATTTTATAATATCGTAATAACTCTACAGATTATACACCGTCCCTGGTGGTGGATATTTATAGTTTTTATACCTATCGTGGGACCTATCATGTGTGCGGTTATATTGGTTGATTTTATCAGACACTTTAATAGAAGAACCAATACAGATGCACTTTTAGTACTATTGCTTTCAGTAATATTTTTAGGTTATATAAACTATTCCCCTCAAACTAAATATACAGGAAAAGAAGAAAGGAAAGAAACATTCATTTCAGCGGTTTTATTTGCTGTCGTTTTTGCAACAATAATTCATGCATTTATTATTCAGCCGTTTACTATACCAACAGCTTCTATGGAAAGAACTCTTTTGGTAGGTGACTTTTTATTTGTAAGTAAAATGAATTACGGAATAAGAATTCCTATGACTCCGGTTGCACTTCCGTTTCTTCAAAACAAAATTCCTATAGGTGATAGTCAGCAGCCACAAAAGCAAACAAATTCTTATGTAGATCAAATCAGACTACCTTATATGAGATTACCTGGGTGGACTCATGTAAAAAGAGGAGATATCGTGGTATTTAATTACCCTACAGATTCGTTACATACAGCTATTGATCGTAAAGACCCTTACGTAAAAAGATGTGTGGGATTGCCGGGGGATATAATAAAGTTGGAAGATGGTAATTTATTTGTAAATGGTAAACCTGAAGTTATAAAGAAAGATGAAGAACAACAAAGAAATTATTTTGTTTATACAACAGAAGCAGGAATAAGCTCTAAAAAAATAGAAGAGATGTTTGGTTATGCTACCTATCAGGAAGGTCAGGATGAATTTGGAAAAAGAATCTATTTTTTCAGAGGTCTAACTAAAGAAAATGCAGCAAAATTAAAAGAACTTAACACTGTTGATTCTCTAGTTTTAGCCTTTCAGAAAAAAGGAGAGCCCGGACTTGTATATAAAGATGCTGCAAAAACTAAAATCGATACAACTAATTCTGTATTTCCACTTAACAGCGGTTGGAATGGCTCTCAATATGGTCCTTTAGCAATTCCTTCGAAAGGAGAAACAATTACGCTTACAAAAGAAAATATAGATCAATACAGAAGAATTATTAAAAATTACGAGCATAATGAATTGAAGGAAGAAGGAGGTAAATTTTATATTAATGGAAAAGAAACAAATCAATATACTTTTCTTCAGAACTATTATTGGATGATGGGAGATAATAGAGATAACTCCTTAGATAGTAGATATTTCGGTTATGTTCCGGAAGATCATATTATAGGAACTCCAATATTTACATGGTTGAGTGTACAAGGTTTATTTGAAAATGATCCTTTTGGACATCCGGCTAAGAAAAAAATACGATGGGATAGAATGTTTAAAATTCCTAATACTGATACTCCTTTAAATGAAAAAACCAATTATCTTCCTTATTTCCTTATCCTTTTAGGTATCTATTTTACATATGATTATTATAAAGGAAAAAAGAAAAAGAAAGATCAAAAAAAGAAAAACTAAAATCTAAAAATTAAAAATATGAGAAGATTAATTGTATCTGCAATGTTGCTTTTCACTTATTCAGGAATTTTTGCACAGGATGATTTAATTAATAGAATTAAAGATAATAAATCGGAACAAACTAATTTTCAGTTTACCATAATAAAACAGCTTGATAACACATCAGTTAAAAATCAAGGTTCATCAGGAACCTGTTGGAGTTATTCCGGAAATTCATTTTTAGAATCCGAAGTTTATAAAAAATACAATAAGGTAGTTGATATTGCGGAAATCTATACAGCAAGAATGACTTATGAAGATAAGGCCAAAATGTATATTTTAATGGATGGATCAATTAATTACGGCGATGGCGGTGAACTTCACGATGTTATTAATATGTATAAAAAGTATGGTATTGTTCCACAAGAAGCATATACAGGTTTAATTAATGGGGCTACAAAAAATAATTTTACTGCAATGCAGAGTGAATTGGAAGAATATTTGGTGTCTTTAAAAAATCAAACTCCTCCCATAGATATAAACTGGACCAAGAATTTTTCTGATATTTTAGATAAATATTTAGGAGTAGTTCCTAATTCATTTGTTTACAACGGGAAAACGTATACTCCACAAACCTTTGCTAAGGAAATTATAGCATTAAATCCTAATGATTATGTAGAAATAGCTTCGTACAAAGATTATCCATATTACACTCAAAATTTTTTACCCTTACCTGATAACTGGAGTGGAGATCATGCATATAATGTTCCTATGAATGAATTAACACAAATTATAGATTTTGCATTAGAGCATGGCTATACCGTAGGATGGGCAACAGATGTAAGTGAACCTTATTTCAGTTGGAAAAATGGAGTTGCATATGTACCCGATTTAGACTTGTATAATCTTTCAGCTGAACAAAAAGCAAATTTATTTACTCAGCCTCAACCTGATAAATTAATAACGGAGCAAATGCGTCAGGATGCATTTAATAATAGAACTACTACAGATGATCATGGTATGCATATAGTAGGTACAGCTACAGATCAAACCGGAAAAAATTATTATATTGTAAAAAACTCATGGGGAATCACCAACGATTTTCAAGGCTATATATATGTCACAAAACCCTATGTTCAATACAAAACCACTGCCTTATTAATTAACAAGGCAGCAATACCTAAAACCATCAGGAAGAAACTAAGTATTTAATTATATTTTTTTGGAGTATGTAAAAATAAATTACATACTCCAAATTTTTTACAGCTAACTATATATCCAACTATTTTAATATTTTTATTTTTCAATTTCATTACCAAATCTTTGATTTTAATCTTCTCCTTTATATTTAATTTAAAACTGATTTAAATTAATTTTTTCACTACTTTATCTTATAATAATATACATAAAATTCAGTCCAATCTTAATTTATATTTAATTATATTATTAAAAAAATACAATCATATTGTAAAATATATTATAATTTATGCTTTGATATTTATATTTAAAGATAAATATAATAAAATAATACAATATCTAATCTAAAATATTTTGATACATTAAGATTTTAACTTATATTTGTTTACTATACAAATAGTATTAATACCTATAAACTCTTTATACTTATTATATAAATTAAAATATATTTTATAATATATTAGTAAAAAATTAATTATGAACAACTTAAAAAAAATTGGCATCGATATTGGTGGTACCAATATTCGTGTGGCATTAGTAGATGACTCAGGAATAATTAAAATTCTTAAAGAGCCTTGCAAAGCAGATCAGCCTGAAGATGTAATTGTGAATCAGGTTAAAAACATGATTCACGAAGTAATTACGCCAGATGTAGTCGGTATTGGGATTGGTGTTCCATCTACAATTGATGTGAAACTAGGAATTGTATATAATTTAAATAATATACCTTCCTGGAAAGAAGTACATCTTAAAGAAATACTTGAAAAAGAATTTTCGGTACCCACTTATGTAAATAATGACGCTAATTGCTTTGCATTAGGACATAAACATTACGGTTTAGCAAAAGAATTTAGCAATATTGTTTGCGTTGCTATGGGAACCGGGTTAGGTTCAGGACTTATATTTAATGATGAACTTTATATTGGCGCAAATACTGCCGCTGGAGAAATTGGGTGCGTACCTTATTTAGATTCTACGTACGAAGGATATTGCAGTAGTCATTTTTTCAAACGTTTCCACAGTCATACTACCAGTTTTGATTTGTTTAATCAGGCAAAAGAAGGAAATTCGGAAGCCTTGCAAATTTGGGAAGAATTTGGTAAACATGTAGGTGCTTTGGTTTCTTTTGTATTATTTACTTATGATCCACAGGCCATTGTTTTTGGTGGAAGTGTTTCCAAGTCTTTTGAATTTTTCTCGCCTTCTATGTATAAATATTTAGAAGGTTTTTTATTTCCTAAAAATGTCGAAAAACTGGTTATTCGTCTTTCAGAAGTTAAAGATATAAGCGTTTTAGGAGCTGCTTCCTTAGTTAATAGAGAAGTATCTAAATCAGTTTAATATATTATCTTAATTTTAAATACAATAATCGTATGAAATTTAATTTAAGCTCTAAAATTGTATTAAATACAGTTCCTAAACAATTTTACAAACCCGAAAATGAATATGAGTTATCGGTATTAACCCGATACGAAAAAATACCTACCCATATTTTTGAATCTCAGGTAGAAGCCTCCATTGGTATAGCAAATACCATTGCCGAAGGTATTAAATCAAAACAACAATTAAATGAAGTTTTTGTATTGGGATTATGTGGTGATTATGCGCTTCAAACTATATATAGTGAATTGGTAAGAAAACATAAAGAAGAAGGTCTTAGTTTTGAAAATGTAATTGTTTTTAATACTTATGAATTTTATCAACCTCAAAATCAAACACTTGTATGTTTAAGCCTTTTAAATGAGTTATTACTTGATCAGGTAGATATTAAAAAAAGCAATGTGCATTCTCCGGAAGGAAATATTCCTAAAGAAGAAATATTAGACTACTGCAAAAACTATGAAAGATTAATCAAAGAAAAAGGAGGACTAGATTATATTTTAGTTAATTTAAGCCAAGGGGGAGGAGTAGGCCTGAATTTTTCTGGAGCAAGTATTAATTCGTCTACCCGTTTAGTACTCTTAAATTTACAAGCTAGAAAGGAAGCTATCAATTTTTTTGGAACAATTGAAAAAGTGCCGTCAAGTGCTATAACATTGGGTATTTCAAGCCTGATGAAGTCCAAAGAAA contains these protein-coding regions:
- a CDS encoding sodium:solute symporter — encoded protein: MNITLLLIIIFAYFIVLLGVAYYTSRNSDNQSFFIGNRKSSWWLVAFGMIGTSLSGVTFISVPGTVGKVSTSYAFGGFEYFQLILGNFIGYVIVAMILLPLYYKMNLTSIYTYLSKRFNTEAHKTGSAFFIISRAIGATARLYLVINVLDIFLLKSLGVPFWATTVLILLMILLYTFEGGVKTIVFTDTLQTSFMLISLIACILFVLKSLNLDFIQAIDSLNAEGYLHTFNFDYHSGSFFLKHILGGMFITIAMTGLDQEMMQKNISVKNLRDSKKNMLTFATVLLLVNFLFLFMGGLLYLYAMNHGAEYEVYSNGDVIKNIFGFSDSSGAIKNIMGDNLFPTLSLGGYFPQLLSIIFIIGLVSALFPSADGALTSLTSSFCVDILGLPKKQNLTEKKKKMIRIRIHLIFTFIFLLLILVFKKINNESIVYIIMDLAGFTYGPLLGLFAFGIFTKKSLPKNGMIFTVCLIAPIISYLSRMLISKLGYGIGLELIILNSGLTFLGLLLISQNKNKIKI
- a CDS encoding ParA family protein; this translates as MGKIIAIANQKGGVGKTTTAVNLAAAIGVLEKKVLLIDADPQANASSGLGVNVEEVEIGTYEVLEHSALAKDTIQPTTSPNVVLIPAHIDLVAAEIELVDKDNREYMLKEALKDLKSDYDFIIIDCAPSLGLITLNALTAADSVIIPIQCEYFALEGLGKLLNTINSVQKLHNPELTIEGLLLTMYDPRLRLSNQVVEEVKTHFPEMVFDTLIQRNVRLSEAPSFGESILKYDAESKGAINYILLAEEVLNKNKVEVK
- a CDS encoding ParB/RepB/Spo0J family partition protein, translated to MASAKKRAMGRGLSAILSENTVKVNSAEEQGAEELVGNIVEISLDDIITNPNQPRTNFDPKALEELAASIKQLGLIQPITVRKNEDKFDLISGERRYRASRIAGLEKLPAFVRLANDQELLEMALVENIQRKDLDPIEVALSFEKLIEEIHITQENLSNRVGKDRSTITNYLRLLKLSPIIQTGIRDGIISMGHGRALISLEDTEQQLFVYEKIVREQLSVRQTESFIRTFKNPKDKKEKKEKELPNYLKKGLKSFEDYFETGVEIKADKKGKGKIIINFESSDEFDRIQKLLE
- a CDS encoding DUF5683 domain-containing protein translates to MIKKTFTYIFILIFSCMLSAQNEKTNEDHLLGNNDSIVISNTVPQIAADSVALSLTRSPLKASLYSAILPGLGQFYNKKYIKAPLVLGIIGTGIGFIKYYDNRYKKYHRAYLAELNGQTHEFSGIQGITPQVLANAEDSERRYRDYAVVLTALAYLLNIVDAAVDAHLSIFDKDKDLAVKPIIIEDPNSIVANQKLGLSFSFTF
- the dapB gene encoding 4-hydroxy-tetrahydrodipicolinate reductase, with product MKIALVGYGKMGKAIDEIATSQGHHIVAKLEEKPTKDNLNGAEVAIEFSTPATAFDNVMACLEIGIPVVCGTTAWLDQLAKAEEFCKKQNGAFIYASNYSLGVNLFFEINKKVAEIMQKHQEYSVHLEEIHHTQKKDAPSGTAITVAEEIIPVYGFDGWNLSYKTENNKLGIEAKRLQDVPGTHTVTYSSEVDEIEIKHVAHSRKGFASGAILAAQWLIGKNGIFTMKDVLGFK
- the lepB gene encoding signal peptidase I, encoding MHLLQYYLLFAVVSNLLYFATTWKLFQKAGKKAWQSLIPFYNIVITLQIIHRPWWWIFIVFIPIVGPIMCAVILVDFIRHFNRRTNTDALLVLLLSVIFLGYINYSPQTKYTGKEERKETFISAVLFAVVFATIIHAFIIQPFTIPTASMERTLLVGDFLFVSKMNYGIRIPMTPVALPFLQNKIPIGDSQQPQKQTNSYVDQIRLPYMRLPGWTHVKRGDIVVFNYPTDSLHTAIDRKDPYVKRCVGLPGDIIKLEDGNLFVNGKPEVIKKDEEQQRNYFVYTTEAGISSKKIEEMFGYATYQEGQDEFGKRIYFFRGLTKENAAKLKELNTVDSLVLAFQKKGEPGLVYKDAAKTKIDTTNSVFPLNSGWNGSQYGPLAIPSKGETITLTKENIDQYRRIIKNYEHNELKEEGGKFYINGKETNQYTFLQNYYWMMGDNRDNSLDSRYFGYVPEDHIIGTPIFTWLSVQGLFENDPFGHPAKKKIRWDRMFKIPNTDTPLNEKTNYLPYFLILLGIYFTYDYYKGKKKKKDQKKKN
- a CDS encoding C1 family peptidase; translation: MRRLIVSAMLLFTYSGIFAQDDLINRIKDNKSEQTNFQFTIIKQLDNTSVKNQGSSGTCWSYSGNSFLESEVYKKYNKVVDIAEIYTARMTYEDKAKMYILMDGSINYGDGGELHDVINMYKKYGIVPQEAYTGLINGATKNNFTAMQSELEEYLVSLKNQTPPIDINWTKNFSDILDKYLGVVPNSFVYNGKTYTPQTFAKEIIALNPNDYVEIASYKDYPYYTQNFLPLPDNWSGDHAYNVPMNELTQIIDFALEHGYTVGWATDVSEPYFSWKNGVAYVPDLDLYNLSAEQKANLFTQPQPDKLITEQMRQDAFNNRTTTDDHGMHIVGTATDQTGKNYYIVKNSWGITNDFQGYIYVTKPYVQYKTTALLINKAAIPKTIRKKLSI
- a CDS encoding ROK family protein is translated as MNNLKKIGIDIGGTNIRVALVDDSGIIKILKEPCKADQPEDVIVNQVKNMIHEVITPDVVGIGIGVPSTIDVKLGIVYNLNNIPSWKEVHLKEILEKEFSVPTYVNNDANCFALGHKHYGLAKEFSNIVCVAMGTGLGSGLIFNDELYIGANTAAGEIGCVPYLDSTYEGYCSSHFFKRFHSHTTSFDLFNQAKEGNSEALQIWEEFGKHVGALVSFVLFTYDPQAIVFGGSVSKSFEFFSPSMYKYLEGFLFPKNVEKLVIRLSEVKDISVLGAASLVNREVSKSV